A DNA window from Verrucomicrobiota bacterium contains the following coding sequences:
- a CDS encoding DNA-3-methyladenine glycosylase, translating into MKSPRHAASRRGYEVLDTAFYLDRTDRVARRLLGCVLVRVLDGEIMAGRIVETEAYFPVNDPACHAHRGMTERNRMMFEQGGVAYVYFTYGNHYLLNAVTGRAGRPAAVLIRAIEPIEGLALMRANRPNRTDVELTSGPGKLAQALNITKELNGADLTDSPLMIARGPAAGEPDPRNADLRIGRSGRIGIREAQDRLARFYIADNAYVSVKPRGQRQPA; encoded by the coding sequence ATGAAAAGCCCGAGACATGCGGCAAGCCGGCGCGGCTACGAGGTGCTCGACACGGCGTTCTACCTCGACCGTACCGACCGCGTCGCCCGGCGGCTGCTCGGGTGCGTGCTCGTGCGCGTGCTCGACGGCGAGATCATGGCCGGTCGAATCGTCGAGACCGAGGCGTACTTCCCGGTCAACGATCCGGCATGCCACGCGCACCGCGGCATGACCGAGCGCAACCGGATGATGTTTGAACAAGGCGGGGTGGCGTACGTCTACTTTACGTATGGGAACCACTACCTGCTCAACGCCGTGACGGGCCGCGCAGGCCGGCCGGCGGCCGTGCTTATACGGGCCATCGAGCCTATCGAGGGGCTGGCGCTCATGCGGGCGAACCGCCCCAACCGAACCGATGTTGAACTGACAAGCGGCCCGGGCAAGCTGGCCCAGGCGCTGAACATAACAAAGGAACTGAACGGCGCGGACCTGACCGATTCGCCGCTCATGATCGCCCGCGGCCCTGCCGCGGGCGAGCCGGACCCGCGTAACGCGGACCTCCGCATCGGCCGCAGCGGAAGAATTGGCATCCGCGAAGCACAGGATAGACTCGCGCGGTTCTACATCGCGGACAACGCGTACGTGTCCGTCAAGCCGCGTGGCCAAAGACAACCAGCATGA